In Amaranthus tricolor cultivar Red isolate AtriRed21 chromosome 5, ASM2621246v1, whole genome shotgun sequence, a genomic segment contains:
- the LOC130813866 gene encoding rho GDP-dissociation inhibitor 1-like isoform X2: MDEKVAGSSSSVAGDELETETENVKQFEEDEPVEESTKDGSFAEFVVAPLVPLQHHLEKDKDDESLRRWKEKLLDQVEPEVTFHSIGIISDDLEEKSTALPLDESESSKVLFSFKEDSRYRLKLIFTVKHNIVSGLAYSINVWKAGIQVDQRDGMLGTFAPQQEPYVHLLEEETTPSGALARGVYAAKLRFADDDKKCHMELSYSFEIKKNT; the protein is encoded by the exons ATGGATGAGAAAGTAGCAGGGTCTTCATCTTCAGTTGCTGGGGATGAGTTAGAAACAGAAACGGAGAATGTTAAACAATTTGAGGAGGATGAACCAGTAGAAGAGTCAACAAAGGATGGGTCTTTTGCTGAATTTGTTGTTGCTCCCCTTGTTCCTCTCCAACACCATCTTGAGAAAGACAAG GATGATGAGAGCTTAAGGAGGTGGAAAGAAAAACTATTAG ACCAAGTGGAACCTGAAGTCACATTTCACTCGATCGGGATCATATCCGATGATCTTGAAGAAAAAAGTACTGCCTTGCCGCTGGATGAAAGTGAGAGCAGCAaagttttattttcattcaaagaagACTCTCGATATCGCCTTAAACTCATTTTCACCGTCAAGCATAACATTGTCTCTGGTCTGGCCTACTCTATTAATGTGTGGAAAGCAGGAATTCAAG TGGATCAAAGGGATGGAATGCTCGGTACCTTTGCTCCTCAACAGGAGCCCTATGTTCACCTGCTCGAAGAGGAAACTACTCCATCTGGTGCTCTAGCAAGAGGAGTTTACGCAGCTAAGCTGAGA TTTGCAGACGATGATAAGAAATGCCACATGGAACTAAGTTACAGTTTTGAAATCAAAAAGAACACTTAG
- the LOC130813866 gene encoding rho GDP-dissociation inhibitor 1-like isoform X1 gives MDEKVAGSSSSVAGDELETETENVKQFEEDEPVEESTKDGSFAEFVVAPLVPLQHHLEKDKDDESLRRWKEKLLGSVEGNLTDQVEPEVTFHSIGIISDDLEEKSTALPLDESESSKVLFSFKEDSRYRLKLIFTVKHNIVSGLAYSINVWKAGIQVDQRDGMLGTFAPQQEPYVHLLEEETTPSGALARGVYAAKLRFADDDKKCHMELSYSFEIKKNT, from the exons ATGGATGAGAAAGTAGCAGGGTCTTCATCTTCAGTTGCTGGGGATGAGTTAGAAACAGAAACGGAGAATGTTAAACAATTTGAGGAGGATGAACCAGTAGAAGAGTCAACAAAGGATGGGTCTTTTGCTGAATTTGTTGTTGCTCCCCTTGTTCCTCTCCAACACCATCTTGAGAAAGACAAG GATGATGAGAGCTTAAGGAGGTGGAAAGAAAAACTATTAGGTTCTGTTGAAGGCAATTTAACTG ACCAAGTGGAACCTGAAGTCACATTTCACTCGATCGGGATCATATCCGATGATCTTGAAGAAAAAAGTACTGCCTTGCCGCTGGATGAAAGTGAGAGCAGCAaagttttattttcattcaaagaagACTCTCGATATCGCCTTAAACTCATTTTCACCGTCAAGCATAACATTGTCTCTGGTCTGGCCTACTCTATTAATGTGTGGAAAGCAGGAATTCAAG TGGATCAAAGGGATGGAATGCTCGGTACCTTTGCTCCTCAACAGGAGCCCTATGTTCACCTGCTCGAAGAGGAAACTACTCCATCTGGTGCTCTAGCAAGAGGAGTTTACGCAGCTAAGCTGAGA TTTGCAGACGATGATAAGAAATGCCACATGGAACTAAGTTACAGTTTTGAAATCAAAAAGAACACTTAG